Proteins encoded within one genomic window of Fusarium musae strain F31 chromosome 4, whole genome shotgun sequence:
- a CDS encoding hypothetical protein (EggNog:ENOG41~BUSCO:EOG09263IQ5), whose translation MPITILNPQPPTPRRPQAVAATNSDSDSDSEGGAGVAADDILTPGAEITSNAQWMRGHGTYIPPGSSSIKSSLAGTLTKTNKLLSVRPLRARYTPEIGDLVVGRIVEVQAKRWRVDVAASQLAILQISAINLPGGILRKRTETDELQIRSFFAEGDLVVAEVQQLHQDGAASLHTRSLKYGKLRNGVFVAVTGTGGGGGVVRSKRQVWTMDVANAGGKVDVLLGVNGYIWISKHIESDPAAEAAGINRMEENVSSKVYSSQNDPMEVSTMREIARIRSVILALVENGLRVDEDTVTRGYSEAVDMVRDTTDDDLYLGGNKGQHLAAVLTGR comes from the exons ATGCCTATCACAATCCTCAACCCTCAGCCTCCCACGCCCCGGAGACCACAGGCTGTTGCAGCTACAAATTCCGACTCTGACTCCGACTCAGAAGGCGGTGCTGGTGTTGCGGCCGACGACATTCTCACTCCAGGCGCTGAGATAACTTCAAATGCCCAATGGATGCG tggACACGGCACTTACATACCGCCTGGGTCATCGTCTATCAAATCTTCTCTTGCTGGTACTCTCACAAAGACAAACAAGCTGCTCTCTGTGCGGCCTCTCCGAGCCCGCTACACTCCGGAGATTGGTGACTTGGTCGTTGGTCGAATCGTCGAAGTCCAGGCAAAGCGGTGGCGTGTCGATGTAGCCGCGTCTCAGCTTGCCATTCTCCAAATCTCAGCCATCAACTTACCCGGTGGTATTCTCCGCAAGCGTACTGAAACTGATGAGCTTCAAATCCGCAGCTTCTTCGCCGAAGGTGATCTTGTTGTCGCCGAAGTCCAGCAGCTGCACCAAGACGGTGCCGCGAGTCTCCACACCCGCAGTTTGAAGTATGGTAAGCTTCGCAACGGTGTCTTCGTCGCTGTCACTGGAACcggtggtggcggtggtgtcGTTCGATCCAAGAGACAGGTCTGGACAATGGATGTGGCCAACGCCGGCGGCAAGGTCGATGTCCTTCTTGGGGTAAATGGATACATTTGGATCAGCAAACACATAGAAAGCGACCCGGCCGCTGAGGCAGCGGGCATCAATCGTATGGAGGAGAATGTTAGCAGCAAGGTCTACTCGAGTCAGAATGATCCCATGGAAGTGTCGACCATGCGCGAGATTGCGCGAATCCGCAGCGTCATCCTGGCCCTTGTTGAGAACGGACTCAGGGTGGATGAAGATACAGTCACCAGAGGATACAGTGAGGCAGTAGATATGGTTCGCGATACTACTGACGACGACCTGTACCTGGGAGGCAACAAGGGACAGCACCTAGCAGCCGTTTTGACTGGCCGTTAA
- a CDS encoding hypothetical protein (EggNog:ENOG41), protein MSDKIPTVQALEKPEKLENILRQDRGDDCLPCKVVGSGAFFGLGAYSYFSGMSQLDKQKELILRSKSPFGMRSRKFGITSISLALVWMGLWRAFK, encoded by the exons ATGTCTGACAAAATACCGACAGTTcaggctcttgagaagccagAGAAGCTTGAAAATATCCTGCGCCAGGACAGAGGAGATGATTGTTTGCCTTGCAAAGTCGTCG GAAGCGGCGCATTCTTTGGCCTTGGAGCTTACAGCTACTTTTCCGGAATGTCACAGCTTGATAAGCAAAAGGAGCTGATCCTACGGAGCAAGTCGCCATTCGGTATGAGAAGTCGCAAGTTTGGAATCACATCTATTTCGCTTGCTCTGGTGTGGATGGGACTATGGCGAGCTTTCAAATAA